Part of the Liberibacter crescens BT-1 genome is shown below.
AAACGCCTTTCTTTCTCACTCAGTCTTCCAGTAATCCCCATATCTACTGCTACAATAACACCTTGTGGATCAACAAAAAGATTCCCAGGATGCATATCAGCATGAAAAAATCCATCACGCAAGGTATGCCGCAAAAATGATTGTATCAGCGTAGCCGATAGATGCTCCAAATTATACCCAGCAATACGCAACCCTTCTATATCAGATATTCTAATACCATCTATCCATTCCATAGTAATGACATCACGGCCTGTTCTTTCCCAATCCACTTTTGGAAAACGAAACCCTTTGTCCTGTGCAGTATTTTCAGCTATTTCTGATAAAGCAGCTGCCTCGAGCCGCAAATCCATCTCTATCTTAGTAGATTTTTCTAGAGTACGCGTTACTTCTATTGGACGCAGCCTCCGAATAGAAGGAATAAACCTCTCTTGCATATGCGCAACAAGATACATAACTTGCAGATCTTGAAAAAAGCGCTGCCTGACACCAGGTCGTATAATTTTTACTGCTACCTTCTTAAGCCCTTCTGAAGTCTTAATCGTTGCTGGATGTACTTGTGCAATAGATGCCGCTGCAATCGGTTCTCCAAAATCATAATATAATTCTTCAATTGAATGTCCTAATGTAGCTTCTACAAAAGACTTTGCAGAATCCATAGAAAAAAAATCCATTCTATCTTGCAAAAAAGAAAGATCATCAGCAATTTTTTTACCTACAATATCAGGACGTGTAGCTAGAAATTGTCCAACTTTAACATAAGAAGGCCCCAAACGTTCGACGGCACGTGCCAAACGATCTTTCTGATCAGAATCTTTTACATTTCTACGAGCTAAATACCCTATAATTTTTTTTATAAACGCTAACATAGGGGGTAAGCCCTGACTAGGGAGAGAAGAAACCACTCCTTCTCTCACTAAAATCCAGCTTACATGTAATAACCCATAATACCCTCTAAGGCTTCCCATTACATCCTCAAGATTTCCATCCAGAATGTAGGGCAACAATTCCACCTGTATAATTTGTAAATACTACATCTGAAAATTTTGCTTTAGAAATCATTTCTGCAAAATCTTCCTGTTTAGGAAAATTTCTGATAGATTCTACAAGGTATTGATATGGTTGATCATCGCCTGCCACCAACTTTCCTAAACGTGGAATCGCTTTAAATGACCATAAATCATAAAGTCGATCCAAAATTGGAACATCAACCTCAGAAAATTCCAAAACGAGTAAACGACCTCCATATTTAAGAACTCGATATGCTTCCTGTAAAACTAAATTTATGTTAGGCATATTACGAATACCAAAAGCGATTGTATAAGCATCAAAACTATTTGACTTGAAAGGAAGCACCTCAGCGTTAGCTTCAATAAAATGGATATTGTTAAAAAAACCTTTTTTTCGTGCTCGTTTCTTGCCCAGGGATAACATCGAATCATTTATATCAACGACAAAAGTCTGAGCTTCCTTTTCTGAAGCTTCCATGATTCTAAAGGCGATATCTCCTGTACCACCAGCAACATCTAGCACATGATAATTTGCGGATTTTGGTGGATTAAGAGCTACAACCATTGCATTTTTCCAAACCCTATGTAGCCCAAATGACATAAGATCATTCATAATGTCATAACGATACGAAACTTTAGAAAAAATATCGTTAACAAGATCTTGTTTCTCTACACCTAGTATCTTATGAAACTGATAAGAAGTATCTTTTATACTATCATTACCAAAACGATTTCTGATCATATTGATTAACTCCTTAAGGGGAAAAGGTAATATCATGATATATGCGATTTAAAATTATACAAATATTGTTTTCTAAAATTAATCATAGCATCTTGTTTCTAGAAAAAATTAGAATTTGCTATTAACATTTCAAATAATACTTAAAGTACTCCTTTTTAAAAATTGCACTTCATAAAGCTTTTATATTTATTGAATCATAGACTACAACCTACAAACATGTATCAATAATCCCATGAATTTTCATATGCAATATCCAATAACACAAAACAAACATTTTTCATGTTCAGCATTCTCTTTAGCTTAGATTAAAGAGAATATTTATAAAGGTAATCAATAAAATCGTCATTCTCTAATAATTAAGGTTAAAATAATGCCTGAATTGCCAGAAGTTGAAACAATAAGACGTGGCCTTCTTACCTTCATGGTAGGCATGACTATAACTAACCTAGAAATACGCTGTACCCATCTACGGTATGCTTTTCCTATTAATTTTTCTGAACGCGTTAAAAATAAGAAAATTATAAATATCTCTCGTCGAGCA
Proteins encoded:
- the ubiB gene encoding 2-polyprenylphenol 6-hydroxylase gives rise to the protein MGSLRGYYGLLHVSWILVREGVVSSLPSQGLPPMLAFIKKIIGYLARRNVKDSDQKDRLARAVERLGPSYVKVGQFLATRPDIVGKKIADDLSFLQDRMDFFSMDSAKSFVEATLGHSIEELYYDFGEPIAAASIAQVHPATIKTSEGLKKVAVKIIRPGVRQRFFQDLQVMYLVAHMQERFIPSIRRLRPIEVTRTLEKSTKIEMDLRLEAAALSEIAENTAQDKGFRFPKVDWERTGRDVITMEWIDGIRISDIEGLRIAGYNLEHLSATLIQSFLRHTLRDGFFHADMHPGNLFVDPQGVIVAVDMGITGRLSEKERRFLAEILYGFISRDYQRVANVHFEAGYVPSHHNPASFAQAIRAIGEPIHGQSAESISMGKLLTVLFEITEFFDMATRPELILLQKTMVVVEGVARMLNPKFNMWQTSEPVVTDWIYNHLGPKSVVTDLKGGIKTVLKFAQMAPEISVKTEKFSQAVIDITEKVLHSDLKKETQSSAIRTFYHLSLQLALWIIAVSLACMVIYSQ
- the ubiE gene encoding bifunctional demethylmenaquinone methyltransferase/2-methoxy-6-polyprenyl-1,4-benzoquinol methylase UbiE — encoded protein: MIRNRFGNDSIKDTSYQFHKILGVEKQDLVNDIFSKVSYRYDIMNDLMSFGLHRVWKNAMVVALNPPKSANYHVLDVAGGTGDIAFRIMEASEKEAQTFVVDINDSMLSLGKKRARKKGFFNNIHFIEANAEVLPFKSNSFDAYTIAFGIRNMPNINLVLQEAYRVLKYGGRLLVLEFSEVDVPILDRLYDLWSFKAIPRLGKLVAGDDQPYQYLVESIRNFPKQEDFAEMISKAKFSDVVFTNYTGGIVALHSGWKS